From a region of the Agrobacterium tumefaciens genome:
- a CDS encoding MFS transporter, translating to MSWNNRWLVLAVVSSALLLIVIDMTVLYTALPRLTQELQASPSEKLWIVNAYALTVAGLLPASGALGDRYGAKPLFLGGLLVFGLASLLAAFAPSPNVLIGGRVALAIGAAMMMPATLSIIRHTFEDERERSLAIGIWAAIASGGAAFGPILGGFLLEFFWWGSVFLINVPIVALALVLGSLFVPNKKGSAHHPFSLMASVQIMVGLVASTLAIKEFGKPEPSLAIAAIAGVTGIVFVSAFIRGQRRAVRPMLDLRLFANASFSGGVIAALIAASALIGLELAMTQRFQLVLGLSPLEAGIRLLPLPLAAFLAGPIAGRLLPRFGMRMLPVSMALMAVGGLIHLFAMQSLVVEIVSMVVIGIGVGATMTSASASILHNAPAESAGTAASVEEVSFELGGAMGVTIFGSALAAIYSHAFEGDGVAAEGIDQAMRQAQSLTGPASDALQRAAAAAFNLSFMSVLAAATAIVLAGAALVAWMATRTEGANS from the coding sequence ATGTCCTGGAATAATCGCTGGTTGGTGCTCGCTGTGGTGTCGAGCGCATTGCTGCTCATCGTCATCGACATGACGGTGCTCTACACGGCCTTGCCGCGCCTGACGCAGGAGCTGCAGGCAAGCCCCTCTGAAAAACTCTGGATCGTCAATGCCTATGCGCTGACGGTGGCCGGACTGTTGCCCGCTTCCGGTGCGCTGGGTGATCGTTACGGCGCAAAGCCGCTGTTTCTCGGCGGTCTTCTGGTGTTTGGCCTCGCCTCCCTGCTTGCCGCCTTCGCACCCTCGCCCAACGTGCTGATTGGCGGGCGTGTCGCGCTGGCGATCGGGGCGGCCATGATGATGCCGGCAACGCTTTCCATCATTCGCCACACCTTTGAGGATGAGCGCGAGCGCAGCCTTGCCATCGGCATCTGGGCTGCCATTGCCTCTGGCGGTGCGGCCTTCGGGCCGATCCTCGGCGGTTTTCTGCTGGAGTTCTTCTGGTGGGGGTCGGTGTTCCTGATCAACGTGCCGATCGTGGCGCTGGCGCTGGTGCTGGGCAGCCTGTTCGTGCCGAACAAGAAAGGCAGCGCGCATCACCCCTTCAGCCTCATGGCCTCGGTGCAGATCATGGTCGGTCTGGTTGCCTCCACGCTCGCCATCAAGGAATTCGGCAAGCCGGAACCGTCACTTGCCATCGCCGCGATTGCCGGTGTGACCGGCATTGTTTTCGTCTCTGCCTTCATTCGCGGCCAGCGCCGTGCGGTCCGACCGATGCTCGATCTGCGGCTGTTTGCCAATGCCAGTTTCAGCGGCGGTGTCATCGCCGCGCTCATTGCCGCATCAGCCCTGATCGGCCTGGAACTGGCAATGACGCAGCGTTTCCAGCTTGTGCTGGGGCTTTCGCCACTGGAAGCGGGTATCAGGCTCCTGCCCCTGCCGCTCGCGGCGTTTCTGGCCGGTCCGATTGCCGGCCGGCTTCTGCCACGCTTCGGCATGCGCATGCTGCCGGTGTCGATGGCGCTGATGGCCGTGGGCGGGCTCATTCACCTCTTCGCCATGCAATCGCTCGTCGTTGAAATCGTCTCGATGGTGGTGATCGGCATTGGCGTCGGCGCGACGATGACCTCCGCCTCCGCCTCGATCCTGCACAATGCGCCGGCGGAAAGCGCCGGCACGGCTGCCTCCGTGGAAGAAGTCTCGTTCGAACTCGGCGGCGCTATGGGTGTGACCATTTTCGGCAGTGCGCTTGCGGCCATCTACAGCCATGCATTCGAGGGTGACGGTGTGGCCGCCGAAGGCATCGATCAGGCCATGCGGCAGGCACAAAGCCTGACAGGACCGGCCAGCGATGCGCTGCAGCGCGCCGCCGCGGCCGCATTCAACCTGTCGTTCATGTCGGTTCTGGCGGCGGCAACCGCCATCGTTCTGGCGGGTGCCGCGCTGGTGGCATGGATGGCAACCCGGACCGAAGGAGCAAACTCATGA
- a CDS encoding TetR family transcriptional regulator: MSARGLDKSLMTATAIALMEEIGAEKFSVRKLAERLGCDPMAVLYHFRNKDGLLRAMADGLTARLALVSGDQPWADRLRQLAGQYRQIALSYPATFALFQRYLSTGRADFAHIEMVHGALVEAGLQDEDMPAVSLAWYAGIIGLCMGEISGLIRPTSAQDDLELNTLPPEEYPLTRRLQPRYRHLHATEVFDRAVDMLRAGIEAARR; this comes from the coding sequence ATGTCCGCCCGTGGGCTCGACAAATCCCTGATGACAGCCACCGCCATCGCGCTGATGGAAGAGATCGGCGCGGAGAAATTCAGCGTGAGAAAGCTGGCGGAGCGGCTCGGCTGCGATCCGATGGCCGTGCTTTATCATTTCAGGAACAAGGACGGGCTCCTGCGCGCCATGGCAGACGGGCTGACCGCCAGGCTCGCCCTTGTTTCAGGCGACCAGCCGTGGGCCGACAGGCTGCGGCAACTGGCCGGGCAGTACCGACAGATCGCGCTTTCCTACCCGGCCACCTTTGCACTGTTTCAGCGTTATCTCAGCACGGGCAGGGCGGATTTTGCCCATATCGAAATGGTGCATGGCGCGCTGGTGGAGGCCGGTTTGCAGGATGAGGACATGCCCGCCGTCAGCCTTGCCTGGTACGCCGGCATCATCGGCCTGTGCATGGGGGAAATCTCCGGCCTGATCCGCCCCACATCGGCGCAGGACGATCTGGAACTGAACACACTTCCGCCGGAGGAATACCCGCTCACAAGGCGGCTGCAACCCCGTTACCGCCACCTGCATGCAACAGAGGTTTTCGACCGCGCGGTCGACATGTTGCGCGCAGGTATCGAAGCCGCGCGGCGCTGA
- a CDS encoding GNAT family N-acetyltransferase, with translation MSVRLRAVGEAEKGQLRGMLSTYLQELSQYGAVDADYVYFDSYWTDQDRWPYFIDHGGAVAGFSLINTWSTSLKGTDFAVAEFYIKPEFRSAGVGKGAFTSLLERHPGIWELSVLKDNHAAEKFWRQTIATADVKAIERIELDDVWIYRFMTAEQT, from the coding sequence ATGTCGGTCAGATTGCGAGCGGTGGGCGAGGCGGAGAAGGGGCAGCTTCGGGGCATGCTTTCGACGTATCTGCAGGAACTCAGCCAGTATGGTGCTGTCGATGCCGATTATGTTTATTTTGACAGCTATTGGACCGATCAGGACCGCTGGCCGTATTTCATCGACCATGGCGGCGCTGTGGCCGGTTTCTCCCTCATCAACACCTGGTCGACATCGCTGAAGGGCACGGATTTCGCGGTCGCCGAGTTTTATATCAAACCGGAATTTCGCAGCGCCGGCGTCGGCAAGGGTGCCTTCACCAGTCTTCTGGAACGCCACCCCGGCATATGGGAACTCAGCGTTCTCAAGGACAACCACGCCGCAGAAAAGTTCTGGCGCCAGACCATCGCAACGGCGGATGTAAAGGCAATCGAGCGGATCGAGCTTGATGACGTCTGGATTTACCGTTTCATGACTGCGGAGCAGACATAG
- a CDS encoding thioredoxin domain-containing protein — translation MRRLIMATTFAIATALTPTWLLAGSVMDPTPLDRYVGEQTAPKTLLVYTAPTCSNCVDFERQILPELHKRYVETGKLRLVHRPFIRNSVDAVAFMVIASVNDANKEKAFAAFTDNFEKITQPGSKPVIHKIAASVGIDSDGFERLLKDQKLLDELNRTMATAMTVYDVRGTPAFFLDGKLITPDGTIRPFAEAMDAKTP, via the coding sequence ATGCGCAGATTGATCATGGCAACCACCTTCGCCATTGCCACGGCTTTGACGCCAACCTGGCTTCTTGCCGGTTCGGTGATGGATCCGACCCCTCTCGACCGCTATGTCGGTGAGCAGACGGCGCCGAAAACGTTGCTCGTCTATACCGCGCCCACCTGTTCGAACTGTGTGGATTTTGAACGGCAAATCCTGCCGGAGCTTCACAAACGTTATGTCGAAACTGGCAAGCTTCGGCTGGTTCATCGCCCCTTTATTCGTAACTCGGTCGATGCTGTCGCCTTTATGGTGATTGCCAGCGTGAACGATGCGAACAAGGAAAAGGCGTTTGCAGCGTTCACCGACAATTTTGAGAAGATCACTCAGCCCGGGAGCAAACCGGTGATACACAAGATCGCCGCAAGCGTGGGGATCGACAGTGACGGCTTCGAGCGTCTGCTGAAAGATCAGAAACTGCTGGATGAGCTGAACCGCACGATGGCAACCGCAATGACGGTCTATGATGTACGGGGGACGCCGGCATTCTTCCTTGACGGGAAGCTGATTACCCCTGACGGAACGATCCGCCCTTTTGCCGAGGCAATGGACGCGAAAACGCCCTGA
- a CDS encoding SDR family NAD(P)-dependent oxidoreductase: MNTLAGKIAVITGAGRGLGAAFALSLADAGCELVLCGRRTEDLQTIATLVAERGGKEPEIIALDLAGAQSIDDAVNRIAARKDRVDILINNGAMWLEASDEPYRQEDVLAVINAAITGTFLFVQGLRPLMLASETPDVVTIGSISGLPNAALQSVSVPFYAAKRGQVALAEGLRQAFSGSRFRSILVNPPYLDDARPDQQDWMDAATRQKGERGTSRDVVEAALYALTRPRHISLTIDIDADDGGLYPPA, translated from the coding sequence ATGAACACGCTGGCTGGAAAGATCGCCGTCATCACCGGGGCCGGCCGTGGCCTGGGCGCCGCCTTCGCCCTGTCACTTGCCGATGCGGGCTGCGAACTGGTGCTGTGCGGCCGCAGGACCGAAGATCTGCAGACCATCGCAACGCTTGTTGCGGAACGCGGTGGCAAGGAGCCCGAGATCATCGCGCTGGACCTTGCCGGAGCCCAGAGTATCGACGACGCCGTCAACCGGATCGCCGCTCGAAAAGACCGTGTCGATATCCTCATCAACAACGGCGCCATGTGGCTGGAAGCCAGCGACGAGCCCTATCGGCAGGAAGACGTGCTTGCCGTTATCAACGCCGCCATCACCGGCACATTCCTCTTCGTGCAAGGGCTTCGCCCGCTGATGCTGGCATCCGAAACACCCGATGTGGTGACAATCGGCTCGATCAGCGGCCTGCCGAATGCCGCCCTGCAATCCGTTTCCGTGCCGTTTTACGCCGCCAAACGCGGACAGGTCGCCCTTGCCGAAGGGCTCAGACAGGCGTTTTCAGGCAGCAGGTTCCGTTCGATTCTGGTCAACCCGCCCTATCTCGACGACGCCCGCCCCGACCAGCAGGACTGGATGGACGCTGCAACACGACAGAAGGGCGAACGCGGCACCAGCCGCGACGTGGTGGAAGCCGCCCTCTACGCCCTGACACGCCCCCGCCACATCTCGCTGACCATCGACATCGACGCCGACGACGGCGGGCTTTATCCCCCGGCATGA
- a CDS encoding phage tail protein codes for MADFPRSHETQITYHRRRLEELKQVRQPWEAEWRALADYIEPTRLRLSGNREGPRSRARIIDSTGTHAYDTLKSGMHSGLTSPARPWFRLTTFDPGLKKADSVKAYLAAVQDKMREVFAASNLYRAFHVGYGDLGQFGQSVAILVEDEDTVIRVQQLVHGRFWLARNHKGRATTLYRVFRWSVQRIVERFGYTQVPQRIRDLYDTARYAECFDVYHAIEPRYDHDPAMRDKRNKPFLSNYWVDDIGTELLEESGFDSNPIIAPAWELSDDDHYSLSPGQKALGDIRMLQLEQTRKLEGIDKKVRPPMNAPTSMQNSPTSLLPGAVNYVDDPAGKGFRPAMEVNLSLSELREDIQETQRRIDRTFFADLFFAITNMEGVQPRNQFELTQRKEEQLLQLGPVLENVFGDQLGPTIDRTFDILAARDELPPPPRELQGEQLKVEYTSTLAQAQMAVSTGPIERGVAFIGQLAGARPDALDKLDTDEAIDLYVEAIGAPPSLILADDKVQAIRDRRAEEAQARQSAEMASTMAPALNQGAKAAELLASANENPNGSALLRQLGLGA; via the coding sequence ATGGCCGATTTTCCCCGTTCGCACGAAACGCAGATCACCTATCACCGCCGCCGTCTGGAAGAGCTGAAACAGGTCCGCCAGCCCTGGGAAGCGGAATGGCGGGCGCTGGCCGATTACATCGAGCCAACCCGGCTTCGCCTGTCCGGCAACCGCGAAGGTCCGCGCTCACGCGCCAGGATCATAGACAGCACCGGCACCCATGCCTACGACACCCTGAAATCCGGCATGCATTCCGGCCTCACCTCGCCCGCCCGGCCGTGGTTTCGCCTGACGACCTTCGATCCCGGCCTGAAGAAGGCGGATTCCGTCAAGGCCTATCTGGCCGCCGTGCAGGACAAGATGCGCGAAGTCTTTGCCGCATCCAACCTCTACCGCGCCTTCCATGTGGGTTATGGCGATCTTGGCCAGTTCGGCCAGTCGGTCGCCATTCTGGTGGAGGACGAGGACACCGTCATCCGCGTGCAGCAGCTTGTGCACGGCCGGTTCTGGCTCGCGCGCAACCACAAGGGCCGCGCCACCACGCTTTACCGGGTGTTTCGCTGGAGCGTGCAGCGCATTGTCGAACGCTTCGGTTACACGCAGGTGCCACAGCGCATTCGCGACCTCTACGACACGGCCAGATATGCGGAATGTTTCGATGTCTACCACGCCATAGAGCCGCGTTACGACCACGATCCGGCCATGCGCGACAAACGCAACAAGCCGTTTCTCTCCAACTACTGGGTGGATGACATCGGCACGGAGCTGCTGGAAGAAAGCGGTTTCGACAGCAACCCCATCATCGCGCCCGCCTGGGAGCTGTCCGACGACGACCATTATTCGCTGTCGCCGGGACAGAAGGCTCTGGGCGATATCAGGATGCTGCAGCTCGAACAGACCCGCAAGCTGGAGGGCATCGACAAGAAGGTGCGCCCGCCCATGAACGCGCCGACCTCCATGCAGAACAGCCCGACCTCGCTTCTGCCGGGTGCGGTGAACTATGTGGACGATCCGGCCGGCAAGGGGTTTCGCCCGGCCATGGAGGTCAATCTCAGCCTTTCGGAGCTGCGCGAAGACATCCAGGAAACCCAGCGCCGTATCGACCGCACGTTTTTCGCCGATCTGTTCTTCGCCATCACCAACATGGAAGGCGTGCAGCCGCGCAATCAGTTCGAGCTGACGCAGCGCAAGGAAGAACAGCTGCTGCAACTGGGCCCGGTGCTGGAAAATGTCTTCGGCGACCAGCTTGGACCGACCATCGACCGCACCTTCGACATTCTGGCCGCCCGCGATGAGCTGCCGCCGCCGCCACGCGAATTGCAGGGCGAGCAGCTCAAGGTGGAATATACCTCCACGCTGGCGCAGGCGCAGATGGCGGTTTCCACCGGGCCGATCGAGCGCGGTGTCGCCTTTATCGGCCAGCTTGCCGGGGCAAGGCCGGATGCGCTGGACAAGCTCGATACCGACGAGGCGATCGATCTCTATGTCGAAGCGATCGGCGCGCCGCCCTCGCTGATCCTCGCGGACGACAAGGTACAGGCCATCCGCGACCGGCGTGCCGAGGAAGCGCAGGCAAGACAGTCTGCCGAAATGGCCTCCACCATGGCACCGGCGCTGAACCAGGGTGCCAAGGCCGCCGAACTGCTGGCCAGCGCCAACGAGAACCCGAATGGCAGCGCGCTGCTGCGCCAGCTGGGGCTCGGCGCATGA
- a CDS encoding GNAT family N-acetyltransferase, translating to MELRLLKAHDVDGWKAYHAIRRHVLFELRGQENYDPTHPDEHREGHFPLLFSLDGTPVGTVRLDMADAQAGVGIVRLVAVLPEYQRRGVGSAMMRRLQSFAATKGVERLDVHAARNAVPFYEKLGWHVIDPSPDSPLMTKPIA from the coding sequence ATGGAATTGCGGCTGTTGAAAGCTCACGACGTCGACGGCTGGAAGGCATACCACGCCATTCGCCGCCATGTTCTCTTCGAACTGCGCGGTCAGGAGAATTATGATCCAACCCATCCGGACGAGCACCGGGAAGGGCACTTTCCCCTGCTTTTCAGCCTCGATGGCACGCCGGTCGGAACCGTTCGTCTTGATATGGCAGACGCGCAAGCTGGCGTCGGCATTGTTCGGCTGGTCGCGGTCCTGCCCGAGTACCAGAGGCGTGGCGTCGGTTCGGCGATGATGCGAAGACTGCAATCCTTCGCCGCCACAAAAGGGGTAGAGAGGCTGGATGTCCACGCTGCGCGAAACGCCGTGCCATTTTACGAGAAACTGGGCTGGCATGTAATCGACCCATCGCCAGACAGCCCGCTGATGACAAAGCCGATAGCGTGA
- a CDS encoding cation transporter gives MFSTPLRDFYHLRDEQGVFRLSISMTILVATFGIVTGILSGSASIIFDGIYSFLDTIMSLLSLWVAKLILADTQIVGNLSERFRKRFSMGFWHLEPIVLGLNGTLLFTVAAYALVNALGTILNGGTELSMDAAVAYAAVTLVISLVMARIASVANRKIGSALIGLDVKGWLVGGGISGALLVAFGTALLLEGTSFAWLIPYVDPVALVLVCLVIIPLPIRTVRDALADILMITPADLRRHVRSVTTEFVERHGFSDFRAYVAKTGRSREISVYIIVPEDRATRSLLEWDTLRDELGDAIGGKGPDRWITITFTSDLRWAE, from the coding sequence ATGTTTTCCACCCCCCTTAGAGATTTTTATCATCTTCGAGATGAGCAGGGCGTCTTTCGCCTGTCCATTTCCATGACCATCCTCGTTGCGACGTTCGGCATTGTCACCGGTATCCTGTCCGGTTCGGCCTCGATCATCTTCGACGGTATCTATTCGTTCCTCGATACGATCATGAGCCTTCTGTCGCTGTGGGTGGCAAAGCTGATCCTGGCCGACACGCAGATCGTCGGCAATCTTTCGGAGCGGTTTCGCAAGCGCTTTTCCATGGGCTTCTGGCATCTGGAACCCATCGTCCTCGGCCTCAACGGCACGCTGCTTTTCACCGTGGCAGCTTACGCGCTGGTCAATGCGCTCGGCACCATTCTCAATGGCGGCACGGAACTCAGCATGGATGCGGCCGTGGCCTACGCCGCCGTTACCCTCGTCATCAGCCTTGTCATGGCGCGCATCGCCAGCGTTGCCAACCGCAAGATCGGCTCGGCGCTGATCGGGCTCGATGTGAAGGGCTGGCTGGTCGGCGGCGGCATTTCCGGCGCCCTGCTGGTGGCATTCGGCACGGCCTTGCTGCTGGAAGGAACCAGCTTTGCCTGGCTCATTCCCTATGTCGACCCTGTCGCGCTGGTGCTCGTCTGCCTCGTCATCATTCCGCTGCCCATCAGAACAGTGCGGGATGCGCTGGCGGATATTCTGATGATTACGCCTGCCGATCTGCGCCGCCACGTCCGCTCCGTCACGACAGAGTTCGTCGAACGCCACGGCTTCAGCGATTTCCGCGCCTATGTCGCAAAAACCGGCCGCTCACGCGAAATCAGCGTCTACATCATCGTGCCCGAAGACCGCGCTACCCGCTCGCTGCTGGAATGGGACACGCTCAGAGACGAACTCGGCGACGCCATCGGCGGCAAAGGCCCGGACCGCTGGATCACCATCACCTTCACCAGCGACCTGCGCTGGGCGGAGTAG
- a CDS encoding GNAT family N-acetyltransferase, producing the protein MTAQISFRHAVPADAERCFEIEAGAYEGDEAATLVKISKRIAQYPQGFLVLEADGRIVGFINSGCAHTVVMSDEAFKELVGHDASAANVVIMSVVVDTAEQGKGYAKMLMSGFVERMRAMEKQTIHLMCRDRHVALYEKLGYRYVQPSDSDHGGMAWHDMMMTL; encoded by the coding sequence ATGACCGCGCAGATATCCTTTCGCCACGCCGTTCCTGCCGACGCCGAACGGTGTTTCGAGATCGAGGCTGGGGCCTATGAGGGCGACGAGGCCGCGACACTGGTGAAGATTTCGAAACGGATCGCGCAATATCCGCAAGGCTTCCTCGTGCTGGAAGCCGATGGGCGGATCGTCGGTTTCATCAATTCCGGTTGCGCCCACACGGTCGTCATGTCGGATGAAGCCTTCAAGGAGTTGGTCGGACACGATGCATCAGCTGCGAATGTCGTCATCATGTCTGTCGTTGTCGATACGGCCGAACAGGGTAAGGGCTACGCAAAAATGCTGATGAGCGGCTTCGTTGAAAGAATGCGGGCCATGGAAAAGCAGACAATCCATCTGATGTGCAGGGATCGGCACGTAGCCCTCTATGAAAAATTGGGCTACCGATATGTTCAGCCGTCCGACTCCGACCACGGTGGAATGGCCTGGCACGACATGATGATGACGCTCTGA